The Candidatus Eisenbacteria bacterium DNA segment ACCAATGAATCGGTCGTATTGCTCCGCCGTCACTTCATATTTGTCCATATAGAATGCATCTACATCGACTTTGTGGACTGGCTTTTCGTCACTATTCCCATTGCCGCTCCCCATCATGAAAGAACCGGCCGGAATGTGCGCCATGCCTTGAGGGACTCCGTCACCGCCCTGTTCGGGAGGAGCAATCGGTTTATTGGTTGCGATCTCCCCCTCTTTTTCCCTCGACGCCTTCGGAATCGCCTGCCCGGGACGAGACATCGTCCCATCGCTATCCACCCCGGCTATCTCCTGGGCTACCTCCTTCATCAGGCCAACCAGAACGTCCACATCTCCCTTGAAATCTTTGAGTGAAGTCTTCTCCACCTTGCCCGTTGTCACATCCACCAGTCTGATGTTCACCATCCATGTAGCGCCGAATTTTCCGACGCTGCCGCCCGCCATCTTTTCTGCGTCGAGCAATTTTCCTATTTCAACCAAGCAGGTGGTTTGGTCACATGCCCCGGTCAAGGTGAATCCCTGCTCCTTCAGAATCTCGTCTCTCTTTGTCCTGTCGATAACCACGAACCTCTTAGTGTTTGCAAGCTCCAGAAGCAACCGGTCAGTCAAGAGAATAGCCTCGGCCTGTGTTAGACCTGATGGCGTCAGGTCCATAATCCCGAGGCGAGTAATGTTCGGAGTTTGAGGGCTGGCTATGGCGGGTATCATCAGCAATACCACGAGAGGCAAAAAGAGTCTGCAAGGCATATGGCTTTCCTCGCCAGTTCCAAAGATCGACCCAAAAGGAAGCTCGGATCATCCGCAATCTCCCTTTGAATGCCAAGAATACACCAGTCCGGCAGGGATTGCTAGTGTCGTGTCCCGGAAATTCCTTGTATATGTCTTTGCCCCCGGACACGACACTTTCATAGGGACTATCGCCCCTCTGACGCTTCAGGATGCTCCTCTTCGTCGCATCCCTACGCTGTCACCCCTGAGGGGGTCGGCCACGACCCCCTCATACCCCCTGGCAGTGTGCCTTATCAAAGGTCGTGCACTTCGTAAAGTCATTTCTGACGGCACACTAGATTGCAGTTACAAGCATCCGGGCTTCCGTGATGAACGAGAAACGTGATCTGAGAGAGCTGAGTTGTGAATGGAGAATGAGCGTTTCCACTCCCGACGTAGATTCCTGACTCGTCTCACCCGGTCGCTCGAATCCGCTTATATCCGATGCGTGGGACAACACGATTTTTGTTCTTGACACGAAAACATGGTCTAACTAGTCTCAATAGTTGGGAGGAGGTGGGGTGGACGTGGTGAAATTCTTCTTTTTCAGGCCGCTTTTCGGATTTACTTTCCCTTCTTTCTTGTTGCTCCTGCTTCAATCAATTCTCTTTCCCTGCTTGGGGATGTCTCAGGAGTCCGTCGTAATCAATGAGGTTTTCTACGATCCTGAGGGGGCGGACTCAGGATATGAGTTTCTTGAGCTTTTCAACGGTTCTGAATCCGAGGCCAGCCTGGATGGCGTTGTGGTTGAGGCCGGGAACGGCGCAAAAGCCGGGTCGTGGAAGATCGTCTGGACTGGACATGGCGAAGATATCATTCAGTCCAAGTCTCTCTTCGTGATTGGGGAGTCTTCTGTCCTGCCGCGGCCGGACGCGATTGCAGCTCTTGCAATGCAGAATGGTCCGGATGGCGTGAGGATAAGAAAAGGGAGTCAGATTCTTGATGTTGTTGGATGGGGAAATCTTGAGTTCGCTGAGTACTTTGAGGGTAAGGCGGCCGGGGACGCCGCATCGGGAAAGAGCATTGGAAGAGTTCCCGACGGCAAGGACACTCAGAACAACAGCTCTGACTTTAGAGCGCTTCTGCCGACCCCAGGGAAAAAGAATGCTCTACTCAAAGATGCTGCCATTCTCGCCGGATCTCTCAGGACCAGCGCGACAATCAAGCCCGCAGTCCCTTCCGGCATATCCCTCAAGACTATGAACTCAGGCATTGAGGAGATAGCTTCCGCGAGCGCTGTCGTACGGGTGCACGATGCCGAAAAAGCTGAGCCACCCATTCTCGAGACAACAAATCCGCTTCCGCTTTCGCCATCGGACTCCCTGGAAGTTGGATTCGAGCTGACGCTCCTGGAGACTGGAACAAAAAAGTTCTTCTCCACAGTTTCACTTCCGGGAGACGAGAACTCCTCGAACGATACCCTGAGATTCTCTCTCCGGGTCGGGGCTGGGCCTGTCCTGATCAACGAGATAATGTACACCCCTGCACATGGAAGCTCTGAATGGATTGAGCTTCTGTCTAACTCCGATTCCACGCTTGATCTATCGGGATGGACCTTCTCAGACGGGACGGGAAAGCAGGTCAAACTTGAATCTCCAGGCGTCTGCTTCCTCCCTGACAGCTTCATTGTTCTCACACAGTCTCGCAGCGAGTTCCTCTCTTCATTCCCGGATGTCCGTTCAACCTGCGTTGTTGATGCAAACAAAGGGTGGCCCAGTCTCAACAATTATGACGATGCGAAGCTCGGCTATGCCGATGCGATAACGCTCAGAGACAAGAGTGGGCTGGTCTCAGATGAGGTTCGCTACAAGAATCTTGCAAAAACAGGGTTCTCCCTGGAACGGGTAAGTGAAGCCGTTGACTCGGACGTTACAGGCAACTGGGCGCAATCAGTAGCAAGAGAAGGGGGAACACCGGGAAAGAAAAACAGCATTTCGACGAAGCGTTTGGATCTGGATGGCACGATATCGGCCTATCCGAACCCATTCTCTCCCGACGGTGACGGAGTAAATGAACGAGTTCTTGTGTCTTTGAAGCTTCCTTTTCAAAGATGCAGTGTTTCTCTTTCAGCTTTTGATATGAAGGGAAGACGCGTGAAGAGGCTTCTTCAAGACATGGAGACCGGCCCGGCGCTCTTTGTCCCATGGGATGGAAGAGCAGAATCCGGAGAGCTTCTGAAACAGGGAATCTACATCCTCTCGGGCGAGGCCAGGGAATCTAAGAACGGGCAGGCGCTCAAGCTAAGAACAACGGTGACAATTGCGAGGAAAAAATGAGACCTCGAACCCTTGGACCCTTGCTTGTTATTCTCCTGTTTCTTCTCCCGTCAGGTGCGTCAGCCTCCTTCCTCTACGTTCCAAGGACTCCGCGCTCAACTGGAATGGGAGGGAGCGACGCATTTCTGGAAGGCGGATCTCTCTTCATTTCGCCCGTCGGTCTTGTTGAGACTGGCGTCGAACTGAGAAGCGGATTCTCAAGACCATTCGGATTGGATGGGGTGAGCCTCGGATGGATTCAAGGTTCATTTGGCCGGGGATGGTTTTCGGCAGGTTCAGGAATTGGGAAGTTCTCAGCCGAAGGATATGGGGAAATGACCGCCCTTTTTTCCTTTGCCGCAAGAAGGATGAGAGGGGAAGCCCTCGGC contains these protein-coding regions:
- a CDS encoding SUMF1/EgtB/PvdO family nonheme iron enzyme; its protein translation is MTDRLLLELANTKRFVVIDRTKRDEILKEQGFTLTGACDQTTCLVEIGKLLDAEKMAGGSVGKFGATWMVNIRLVDVTTGKVEKTSLKDFKGDVDVLVGLMKEVAQEIAGVDSDGTMSRPGQAIPKASREKEGEIATNKPIAPPEQGGDGVPQGMAHIPAGSFMMGSGNGNSDEKPVHKVDVDAFYMDKYEVTAEQYDRFIGATGQREPEDWGGQLRYPNRPVVFVSWDDANAFAKWAGKRLPTEAEWEYAARGGNTGADGKAKYEYPWGKVIDTGRAHFDPDGSRRWRGEDAKRYLRDVGSYPPNGYGLFDMAGNVSEWVTDLYGKAYDVPIPRSSNLQGSVTRGPPGVPWRLLGR
- a CDS encoding lamin tail domain-containing protein, with the translated sequence MDVVKFFFFRPLFGFTFPSFLLLLLQSILFPCLGMSQESVVINEVFYDPEGADSGYEFLELFNGSESEASLDGVVVEAGNGAKAGSWKIVWTGHGEDIIQSKSLFVIGESSVLPRPDAIAALAMQNGPDGVRIRKGSQILDVVGWGNLEFAEYFEGKAAGDAASGKSIGRVPDGKDTQNNSSDFRALLPTPGKKNALLKDAAILAGSLRTSATIKPAVPSGISLKTMNSGIEEIASASAVVRVHDAEKAEPPILETTNPLPLSPSDSLEVGFELTLLETGTKKFFSTVSLPGDENSSNDTLRFSLRVGAGPVLINEIMYTPAHGSSEWIELLSNSDSTLDLSGWTFSDGTGKQVKLESPGVCFLPDSFIVLTQSRSEFLSSFPDVRSTCVVDANKGWPSLNNYDDAKLGYADAITLRDKSGLVSDEVRYKNLAKTGFSLERVSEAVDSDVTGNWAQSVAREGGTPGKKNSISTKRLDLDGTISAYPNPFSPDGDGVNERVLVSLKLPFQRCSVSLSAFDMKGRRVKRLLQDMETGPALFVPWDGRAESGELLKQGIYILSGEARESKNGQALKLRTTVTIARKK